The Geobacillus genomosp. 3 genome segment TACCTTGATGATCGTGCTTGTCGCCTTATCGGAAACGTTCGGGGCTGAAAACATTTTAGGGGCCTTTTTGGCAGGGGTGCTCGTTTCGTTGCTATCCCCTAATAAAGAACTGCGCCGTCAACTTGACTCGTTTGGTTACGGATTTCTTATTCCGATTTTCTTCGTTATGGTTGGCGTTGATTTAAACTTGCGTTCGCTTGTGACCGAGCCGACGGTTTTGGCGATGATTCCGCTTCTCTTTTTGGCGTTGATTGTATCGAAAGTCATTCCTGTTTTCCTGCTCCGCATTTGGTATGATACGAAAACGACATTGGCTGCTTCATTTTTGCTTGTGTCGACGCTGTCGCTTGTCATCGCCGCAGCGGCCATTGCCAGACGAATCGGGATTATTGATGAGACGATGGAAGGGGCGCTCATTTTAGTGGCGGTGCTTTCAAGCGTTATCGCCCCGGTTTTGTTTAAAAAGCTGTTTGTCCGGCCGCACGATGAGCGGAAGATGGCGGTGGCGCTCATCGGTGCCAATCAATTTACATTGGGGGCGGCGCGGGAGCTTGATAGGGATCGCTACGATGTGAAACTGTTTCATATCCAGCGGGACAATATCGAGCGATCTGGGGCGGATGCTGTGTTTCCGATTGTCGATATTCCCGATTACACAAAAGAGACGCTGGAAGAGCGCGGCGCCTTTGCGGTCGATATTGCTGTGGCTTGGACTGGAGACGAACGTGTGAATGCGGATGTCGCCTTGGCGGCGAAAGAACAAGGAGTGAAGCGGATTTTGGCGCTGGCGGAAAGTCCGCAACAAGTTGAGCGGTTAAATGGGGCCGACATTGAAGTGCTGTCCGTGTTGCGTTCGTCCATTTCGATGCTGCGGGCATCGATCGAATCGCCGCGGGTGGCGCGGATGATGATGAATACAGACACGGCGCTGCACGAAATTGCGATGAACAATCCGGATTATGACGGGATGATGCTCCGTCAGTTCCCGTTTATGGGTGATTGTATTATCGTCCGCATTTTCCGCGACAACGAATCAATTGTGCCGCACGGAGATACGACGTTGCAAATCGGCGACCGTCTGATTGTAACCGGGACGGGGGAATATGTTGAACAATTGCGTCATTGGCTTGAATAAGTAAAAAACAGACGATCAACCGGGATCGCGATGTCTTAAAGAATGAAAGGGGAGGGGCGATGGAATTAGATCGCAAGCGGCGTTTGGCCGTCGGCCGCATATGGATTCCGTTGTCCATTGCGATTGTCTTACTCGGCGCATTGGCTTGCATCGGGCTGTCTGTTTACGTCGGTTGGCAACTGACCCATAAACCGCGCGCGCCGATTACGGCAACGCCGCAAGACTACGGCATGGCGTATGAACGTGCGACGTTTGCAAGCAAAGATGGAAAAACGGCGCTTAAAGGCTGGATCATTCCGCCTAAAGGAGCGGCGAAGATGACGGTCATTTTTGCCCACGGATACGGCAACAACCGTGTTCAAGAAAATGTGCCGTTTTTGCCGCTCGCCAAGCGGCTCGTTGACGAAGGGTACCGCGTCGTCTTGTTTGATTTTCGCGCTAGCGGCGAGTCGGAAGGCGATATGATTACGATCGGCGTCAAAGAGAAAG includes the following:
- a CDS encoding monovalent cation:proton antiporter family protein, whose product is MAEQSSITSLLIIVVVAFLTPILLNRLRLQFIPVVVAEIIAGIVIGKTGFDLVQADMWIETLSTLGFLFLMFLSGLEIDFSMFANRPKVEHKRKKEPNPFVVAPLIFIAIFALSYGLSYLFVVFGYTDNAFLMTLIISTISLGVVVPTLKDGHLMDTTIGQTILLVAVIADLVTMILLAVFVSIYEPGHGSIWLLLGLFACGVVFYFIGKHFKKRSFVETMAKGTVQIGTRAVFTLMIVLVALSETFGAENILGAFLAGVLVSLLSPNKELRRQLDSFGYGFLIPIFFVMVGVDLNLRSLVTEPTVLAMIPLLFLALIVSKVIPVFLLRIWYDTKTTLAASFLLVSTLSLVIAAAAIARRIGIIDETMEGALILVAVLSSVIAPVLFKKLFVRPHDERKMAVALIGANQFTLGAARELDRDRYDVKLFHIQRDNIERSGADAVFPIVDIPDYTKETLEERGAFAVDIAVAWTGDERVNADVALAAKEQGVKRILALAESPQQVERLNGADIEVLSVLRSSISMLRASIESPRVARMMMNTDTALHEIAMNNPDYDGMMLRQFPFMGDCIIVRIFRDNESIVPHGDTTLQIGDRLIVTGTGEYVEQLRHWLE